Genomic window (Nymphaea colorata isolate Beijing-Zhang1983 chromosome 1, ASM883128v2, whole genome shotgun sequence):
ACTGAAAAAGATGCTCGAAGTTTGGCGAGAGTCTGATCTATGAGAGCATCGGATGATCCAGTGATAAtaacatcatcaacataaactaagaTATATATCTTTTCACACCCTTGGTGGAAAATAAATAGAGACGCGTCTGATTGGGATACCTGAAAACCAATGTTGCTGAGAAAAGTGCTTAGGCGTTGATACCATGCTCGAGGAgcctgctttaatccatacaacgCTTTGTTGAGTTTGCAAACATGAGACGGGAAGCGTGGATCTTGAAACCCTTCTGGTTGGGTAATGTATACGTCTTCATTAAGAACGCCATTTAGGAATGCATTATCAAAGTCGAGCTGGCGAAGAGACCACGCATGTTGGACAGCAATAGTGAGTATGACGCGAATTGTAGTGGGCTTAACCGTGGGACTGAAAGTCTCCAAATAGTCTACCCCAGCTTCTTGTAAAAATCCTCGAGCGACCAGACGTGCTTTATACCTTGAAATGGAACCATCAGTAGTTCGTTTGATCTTGTATATCCATTTAGTATCAATAATATTATACTCTGGGCGTTGTGGAACTAGattccaagtttgatttttatgcaGGGCATCTATCTCTTGTCTCATAGCGTTAATCCAGTGAGTAACACTTTTGGCTTCCTTGAATGTGGCTGGCTCCTGCTCGACTCCCTTCTTTGTTTGAGCAGAGAACGTCTTGGGTTTGAGAGAACCTGTCATAGAACGAGTAACCATTTTATGAGGTGACGCACCTGTTGTAGGACGTGTGACCATTCTATGGGTGATGATGTCTTGACTTCCCCTTGTAGATGGTTGATCTGGAACAACAGTAACATGTGATACGTCTTGCTGAGTGTGGATAGCTTCGGTCTGAGCCTCACTTGGTTGACCCTCTATATTGATTGCTGGAGAGATGACGACACTTTCTGTATGAGAGTCGCTCATTGTGATTTGTCCTGAGTTGGTTATATTGCACTTACTATGAATTTGTGAAGCCCACTGTTGAAGATCAGCTTCTTGAAGCGAGATATCACTTGTGTTGCTAGAGCCTCTAGAGTgttcatcaaaataaacatgACGAGAAATTATCACTCGCCTTGATTTAGGATCTAGACATACATATCCCTTGTGTCGACTCccatatccaataaaaatgcatggaGTTGTCTTTGGCTGAAACTTGTTGTCATTACTCAACGTCAATAGTGGATAGCACTTGGATCCAAAGACTCTAAGACAGCTGTAATATGGAACTTGattgaatatcatttgaaaTGGTGAATTTCGGTCTAGTTTGAGAGTAGGCAGCCGATTGATTATATAGACTGCCGTTCTAAAGGCTTCTACCCAAAACCGATGGTGAAGTTGAGCATCATGAAGCATGCTTAATCCGGTCTCAACTACATgtcgatttttcctttctacaaTCCCATTTTGTTCGGGTGTATATGGACATGAAAAACGGTGCATAATTCCCTGGTTTTCCAACTCATTTTCTAGAATGTTATTGCAAAATTCTCCTCCATTGTCTGATTGAACAGTTTTGATAGTGGTTCCCAACTGGTTTTCCACAAGAGTTTTGAAATTGACGAAACACTGATATAcgtcacttttatttttcaatggaaaCAACCAAGTAAAGCGGGAATAATTATCAACAATCAATAGAAAATACTTAAAACCATCTTTGGACTCCactggggctggtccccaaacatccatGTGAAGAAGTTCAAGAGGTTTAGCAGCATGAAAAGACGACAAAGGAAACTGCAACTTATGCGCCTTTCCGATTAAGCAATGTTCACACACCTTTTTCGGAATAGGACTGTTTATTGAGATGTAACTGAGAGCATTAAGCAAAGATACTATGTTCCTATTTGCATGTCCGAGACGCCGATGCCATTCCTCATACGACCCTCGAACCTTCTTTATTTGTTGAGCCACACACGCCTTCTTGATGTCATCACTAGGTCTGGTCTTTACTTGAACCGGGTAAAGACCATTACTAGTTTTCGGTCCTCGAAGAAGTATTGCTCCTGTCTTGTGATCCTTGATCATAAATTCAGATGGATTGAATTCAAAAATGCAATCGTTGTCAGATGTAAAACGACCCACATAAATCAGATTGTGTGCTATCTTGGGAACATGTAGGCTATTTTTCAGAATGAAATCAGTCCCTTGTATATTAACATGTAAGTCCCCAATGTGAGAAATAGGAAGACACTTACCGTTTCCAACCATCACGGATTCGGAGCCTGAGTATGTTTGCTTGTTCTCGAGATTGTTGCCACTGGCGACAATATTGTTTGTTGCCCCTGTGTCTGGATACCAATATTCATCACCTGACTCTTGTAATGTTAAGGCTGAAAAAGCACGAGGATTGATATCCCAGCACGTCTTGGCTGTGTGACCCTTACGGCCACAATATTGACACTCGACAATCTTCTTGGGTGGCAGGGTAGTTTGCTGGTGGTGCGGCTGTGAAGGATTATTCGGATGAACACTagtcatttgtttgttgaactGATTTTGGGTCGGCTGAAGAAATTGGTTTCTACCACGACCGCCTCTTCCTTGATAATAGCCTCGACCGCGCCCACGTCCGCGGCCTCGAATGGTGTTGAAGGCTGTTATAGTAACTTGTCTTTCCATAGGCGACTCGGtaacatcattttttataagTTGAAGACGTGTTTCTTGATTCAATAAAAGATCATAAAGCTCGACAAAACTAGGCATTTTTGTTGAGGACGTGACTATAGAAGTGATCAAACTTTCATACTTTGATGGGAGTCCATTGAGTATGATTTGAACTAAGTCTTCACTTGGAGTGTGACAGCCAGCCGCATCAAGGGAATCAACTAGAAATTTGACTTTTTGCAAGTAAGAGGTCATGTCAGAGTTACCTTTCTTGATGAAcatcaattctttctttaaTAACATGACTCGCAGTGGAGACGGGGAGCCATAAGATTTTTCCAACGCCACCCAAGCTTCTCGCGCTGAGTGAGTCCTGATTATTTGACCGAGGACAGCTTCGGAAACGGTGGCTTTGATCCAACTCAAAACCAATTGATCTAATTTTCTCCATGCGGTGAACTCATGATTGAGTTCATCTTTGTCATTTCTTGCAATCATTTCTGGTGGAGCTTCACCATATCCGTCGACAAACTTCATCAAATCTTGAGATATCATTACAGACTCAAGTTGACTCCTCCACAGTAAATAGTTATCTCTGTTTAGCTTTACAGAGACAAGACTTGCAATTGACGACGACGATGCCATGAGATTAGTGGCAAATCGAGCGATGATAGCCTCGGTGGGTCTTCCTTGTTCAGACAAAAAAAGTAGGAGATGACACGTTCCTCGGTGAATGGGTGAACAAAAGAGAGTAACAGCACGCTCCTCGGTGAGGCTAGAAATAGCGTGTCCttcccctctcttttttttgaaaGCTAGGAAAGGACTAACAGTCGTggccttcctttttttttgttgagagAAAAAGGAGGCACACGCCTCGGTGAAAGCAAAACTACTCACGGTGAGAAGGAGTTGCACAAGCAAAAAGGGAGGCACGCACCTCGGTGAAACCGTGCTGCTCCCTGCTCGAtgaagacaggaagcagcaGCGCACTCCTCGGTGAAGGCCTCGGTTGGTTTCACTTGCTTGCCAAAAGCATGAAACCGCACACGCGTAGATGCAGGATGCGGAAGTCCACAGTGAAGAAACTGTGGTTGcagtgctctgataccatgaaagaaagatgaacagtgagagagagagggacgacACAAAGAATGGCTAACTCTCTTGCGTTGTTATGCAAGGGATATCTTCTCCTTTATATAGTGTGTAGCACGTTACAAGGTATGGAAAGAATACAACACTTCAAGAAATATGAGATAATTACAACCTGTAAGGAAATACACCATAACGATTGAgaggaaggggaaagaaaagtttgaattcaaacttttctttccttagttgggttaaagaaaagtttgaattcaaacttttctttccttagttGGGTTGATCCTCCAATGACATTTTCTCCTTGCTAAGTTTAGTGGATTTGATTTCCACTATTCCTCAAGGAAGATCTTTTACGTTGCCAATGTTAGTGGATTTGATTTCCACTGATTTCTCCTTGACAACGAGGAGGATCTTTTACATTGAGATCCACATAGATGcctatgattttgaaatcggCAAAAAATTGATGTAGCAGGGCCACCTAGTTGCTTTTGAAAGCTTGAAACTAAAGGAAGGAAAGAGGCACTACATGATGCATGAGCAAGACATTACTATTTTGTGCATTGTCTTTGCATATAAAGGCATTATCTACTAAAAACTCAATTTGTTGTAAAATGAACAATATGAGCATAAGCTATTTTCATATCTAAAAGAAGTTGATCATAAAGCAAGGCTGTTAGCAAAAATTTTTGCAGAATTTGACTTTGGTTTAGAATACAAAGTGGAAGAGACCAATGATACACTAAAGTTGGAAGACATAACTTGTTAACTTTAGTAGATACCTCTGAATCCCAACTAGAAGGTGCTCTTCTCAAGCATGTTCATGAACGAATGCAGTAGGTTCAACTTGATGGCCTTGGCTGAAATAGGGGAAGCTCACATGTTCTGCGATGGGATGGACTTCTCCTCACTAAGGGCGGACTCATGTACATGTTAAGGTGTGCCAATCTTTAGCAGGAGCTGTTGAATGAATGCTAGTACATATTGTTGGCAGGTCATCCCAATCAGGAGCTGACACTAGAACTCCTTAAATGAGGCTATTATTGGCCCCCTATGTTAGTTGATGTCGAGGCTTATGTGAAGGCATGCTTCATCTACTCGCAAGATAAGGGTACTAACGAGAAAACTATCAGCCTCTTAGAAACTCTTGTTGATTTACAGTATTCATGGGAGAGCCTCTTTATGGGTTTTATTGTGACTCTCCCAAAAGTAAATGTCTTTAGCTCTATTattgtggttgtggatagattttcaaagtatatATACAATTTTCATCTTAACCTCAAAGGAGTGTCATGTAGAAAAGGCGATGGAGTTGTTAGTAAAGAACATAATGAAGTATTGGATCATAGTAAAAAATATTGTGAGTGACTGTGATACtcaataagaaaattttgacatgaagtGTTCTGACTAAGTTATCAACCAAACAGGAATCTTGTTTAATTCAAATGGGTTTTCAACACAAAGCTCATTGATGATGACATACTTTAAAAACTCGAAGCTAGACATGTTGCATGTTAGTTTAGTTCGATTGAAGGGCATGATTCCTTCAAAACTTTCCTCATACAATTATGCATGTAACCATTTCACTTATTCTTAACCTTGCTAGCATCAAATGATGGTCTTTTTTGCAACTTGGTGTCAAAAAATGCTTTTATCGTGCGTTTAAAGAAAATGTGTTTATGATGCAACCTCTAAACCGTAAAGACTCTCAACATCCAAATAAGGTTTGCAAAGTTCAAAAAGGCTTTATATGGATTCCAACAACCGTCACAAAGCTTGGTTCGTAAAATTAAGTACATtacttttttaatgatttttttcaagtgtAGCTGATACTATGGGCCAACCATTCCTTGGTGCATGCAGTGTGACAGTCCACAAAACCACTACCTAAAGGAGCGAATAATGTGTATAGATCACTTGAAAGCTGAgtgcatataaaaaaacaaagtacacaaagaagaaaaaggaatttgaaATGAGTTGTTTCATTCATTTTAAAAGGTAGTGCATCGAAAAGGAATGTAAACAAGGAGGGTAACTCGATTTTACTTACAAGAGTGCCTATAGGTGCATACATGAATTTTCTTGTTGAACGGCCAATGCAAGTAATTCGAAAACGTGACACTTGGATTGGTGAGAGAGTATTACCTTACAAATGTACATGCTTACACAAATAGACATTACAATAAAGCTTCTACAAATGCAGACACAGGAGAACAGACACCTCATTTAAATCATATGTCATCCTCGGCGCCAGCTACTTCATGGTAGGCTTGATTATTTTCAGGTAGTGTTGCTTCATTATGACTGCATACTCCACATTGGTTGTCCATCTGCCACTtgacaaaatattttcttcaccTTGCCGAGATAGTTAGTCTTTGCCAAAGGATATACTCTAATTGCATGTCTGTTTGCATGCTTTGTGTGCTTCTAATGAGAATAAGATTAGCACCAACTGATGCAGGCTTTTCGACAGAGGTGAATATTAGATGATGCAGACTAAGGTGCTTTGGCACTTTGGCGAAAGGTTTCTGGAGCCGCTAGATATCATTACCATCCTTTCTTTGACATGGAAAATTGGAAAGAGAGCtagtttttatgtttgtatTTATTGTGGCATCAGTTCTTAAAGCAACATTTCTGTGAGGTTTTTTGTGATCGATGATATCACAAACAGTTGTTAATTAACTTGTTATTTATGTGAAATTTCTCATTTATGAGCGTCATCTAATTCAtgaatatatgtacatatacgtATGTGTGTGCATCCTTGattattttgacattttaatTATGaagtttattttaatttttaggtgGACAggcatgaaagagaaaagagatggAGTCAACCATATTCTAAAATCATGACTtgtatatttcatattttaattgtAATAACTTCTTTAATCTGgtaacaattaaaaatttagtttatttttgtcTAGTgactcgctctctctttctctttctctctctctctctctctctctagatatatatatatatatatatatatatatatatatatatatatatatatatatatatatatatatatatatatatacaatcgatacattgataataataataatggtTTATGATAGGCTGATGGTTTGTGGTGGTTTCAGCAACAAGTTATCGTTGAAAAAATATgcttttcaacaaaaaaaagtacTGTGACAGGCAGATTCAAGTCACCAATGGCATAAGTAGCGCAAATTGACAGTTGTACAGGATGAATTAGGAAGTGATAATCCATAATCCGATGTTATGTTTCCTACCTTTGTTCACGTTTTGCTCAATGAATTTAAGAATGAGCTAATCAGCACGTTGAACGGatcaaatctaaatctaaaagCCATTTCATTAGTTCTTGCTTTGCACATTGTCAGACATGGATACATAGGTAGCACACGGCATTCACCAAGATTGAGCAACAAGGTATGCCCATTAGTTGTTTTGCTATTTTGGAAAACCGTATGCAGAAGAGCAGATTGAGATAGCATTCACCACAACTCAGCTGAGTTCCTCAGCAGAAGAACAGAGTAGAAAAACGGTGAGATGGAAAGGTGCCAGATGGTTATTGAGGAATtgatagaaagaagaaaagaatggcTAATGGCTATTGAGGAGGTCAGTGCATCATTTCCTGTCATTATGCCCTTGTTACTTGATTGAATTATCTATGCTGTGAGTTGCTCAGAAACCTGATGGAGCAGATATTTATCTTGGTGCCCGACTAGATGAAGCCATGGACTGTCTCTTTTTGGCGCCAGATGTTTTTCGCAACATCTTAGGGCATATATCACCTTGTAGCGATAGTGGAGCATCACTAAGGAGTTGCATTTTGACACAAATTTGCATGGGTTGAAttgttagaaatttttttgagCTCAAAGATTTATAACGTGCACATTATAGTTTCAACCTTCAATTGTTTGTTTTCTTCCGATTAATGCATCAACGGTCTTGCTTATGAAGCTTGCTAATGTTAAATAATAAATGGCATTGTGTCTGAGATGGTTGAGCTGCAGACTGCTCATAGGAACAGTCCAATTCCCACCATTCAGCCATCCTTGTATTGCTTTCTCCATCATTCCGGGAACGCCTTGCCATGTTAATAGGTGAAAGCTCTCTAGGTGTACCCATCAGCTACCATGTGTCATTACTCCTGCATTTTTCGTTCATGAAAGTCAAGAAATCAGTTGTGTCCATCTAGCTAAGTAATAATTCCTGGACTTTTAAAAAAACTAGGTCATTGGTCCTAGGAGTGTAGATGTGAACAAACAAGCGTTAACATTCACCTTGTTCGCAATGCGCTCACCTTTTCCCTTTGGGTCTCCAAAACTTCAGAACAGAATCGCCATGCCCAACTGCTGGTAAACAGGCTTGATTAAGCATGATTTGTGAAACAAAATTTGCCACAACAGATGTACATAGAATGTGAATTCACTGTAAAAGAGAACCTATCTTACCCGGCCTGATCACAGTTGAGCCATGTGCTTGCAGATCCTGTCAACTTCATAATAGGGCCACTTCAGTATCTTGATGCTGTACATAAACGTGCATTATTGAATTTTGGGCTTGTTTCTCAGGTCTACAAGGGGCAAACGCATCTCAACGGGTTGTGATAGGCCACTTTCAATACCAACACAGCAAAACCaggtttatcatttttttcaccATATCCAACTAACCATATTCCAATTACGGTTGGCATCTGAATGATACCGGCCCATTAACATGTCCAGTAATACCTTAACTCGGGTTCATCTGTTCAGAATAGCTGCAGGGAGGCAGAATGTGTCCATAGCTGCATGTGCAAGACTATTTACCCCATTGAACTACCTTATAAACAGAACAAGCACCCGTCAAAATCAGTTACCAGATTCAGATAAAAATATCGAGAAATGAGATGAATCATTTATGtgatttcattttcctttactAAATATGGTGCTGCAAAACATGAATTATTTGAACCtcgaaaacaaattaaattgcTTATCCATCATGTTGTTCCCAGTGGAATAATGATAGAGAGTCTGCAGTTTGCCACATCTTGGATCAGTCCATGCCTTTGCAATTGTCCACTTCATGTCATCACCACCTACTTCATACATGTTTTGCAAAAGAAGATGGCCAAACAAACCTTCGATGCCTCCGAGCGACCGCTTCACCTTCCTGGCGTATCACTCGTAATGCATATCCACCTTGAGAAAAACCTTTCCGTTCGTCtgcctcttcttctctgctttcttctcttgttgGCCCTGGCCGGGCAGGGGAGCAAGAAGGACAGGAGGCAGAACCCCTGCTcgcgtgagagagagaaaaggtaGTGCCCATATGTGTTTGGCGAAGCCATCTGCAGAGCCCCCATGCATGCGATCGGCAGCGCCTGCCCACAGAGGGCTCGTGGCATGGGGAGCCTTCTGAATTAGCAAATGGTAATAAAACATAGTAATGGAAGAAAGCAAATAAAGCCACCACTCGTCGCGAGGTAACGCTGGCTACCTAGTCTCACTAGAGCAACTACCCACATGCTCTGGTGCTCTCTTTCAGATGCTTCCTTAAGGTTTGGATTCCGGCAGCCCAACCGTCGCCGGCAGCGTCGCCGACTCTAGAAGTGGGGAAGCGGCGGCTCACCTCCAACGTCACGtgtttctttttataaaagaataaaaaagaacagTATGATTTCTGAAGATTCCGCGTTCCGCTCCGAGGCAAGCGTAGCcatcaacaaaatcattgaTGGCTTGTTTGGATGCCCGTTACAAAGGCCATGGTGCAAACCCAACTGAGGGAGCCATGCAGAGTAAGCACACCCTCTTGGGCCTCCTGCAGGCATGCACTAGCCTCAAGCAAGCACAACAAACACACTGTCAAATGATAACCAAAAACCTGGCCTCGGAGACCATTCTACTCAACAAGTTGCTGTCTTTCTGTGCTATTTCTGATGATGGCTGTCTTGACTATGCCTGCACCATTTTCTCCCGCACCGATCAACCTAGTGTACTCATGTGGAATGTTATGATCAGAGGGCACTCCCTGTACAATAAACCTGAACAaaccctcttcttcttcaaggggATGCAGCAAGCAGGCTTGTCGCCGAACAATTATACGTACCCGTTTCTTCTCAAATCTTGTGCTCTCCTCTCGGAGACAAAACATGGAGAAGGGATCCATGGGCATGCAGTGAAGAGCGGGTTTGAGCTAGATATATTTGTTTCCAGTGCCTTGCTACATCTTTATGCTTCAAGTGAGAGGATGGAATCTGCAGAGCTTCTGTTTGTGAAAATGCCCATAAGAAATGTTGTCTCATGGACCACCATGATTGCTGGCTATGCACATTGTGGCAAGGGTGCAGACGCTATAAGAGTTTTCAAGGAGATGCAGGTGAATAACATCCATCCTAACCATGTCACGTTAGTTAGCGTTCTTGCAGCCTGTGCACTAACGGGAGACCTGGAGATGGGGAGATTCATTCATGGTTATGTTAGGCGAAGTGGGATGCAGACGGTAACTGCTCTAGAAACCGCTCTTCTGGACATGTATGCTAAGTGTGGCAGGTTGGATGTTTCTCGTGAATTGTTCAATGAAATGCCTGACAAAAATGTCATCTCTTGGAATGCAATTATTGGTGCATACAATCAAGCAAGACAGCACAAGGAAGCCGTAAGGCTTTTCTACAGAATGCGACTCCATAACATCAAACCAGATAAAGTAACCTTTTCGGGCATCTTGACTGCATGTGCTCACCTTGGAGACGGAGGTTTGGGTCAAGCAATTCATGCTTATGTTACCAAGAGTAACTTCAACACGTGTGGTGCTCTTGGTACAGCTCTCATAGATATGTATTCTAAGTTAGGAGATACAGACAGTGCAGTTCAGATCTTCCACAGCATTTCGCACAAGGATGCATTTACGTGGACTGCTATGATTGCAGGATTGGCTATGCATGGACAAGGAAAAGGTGCACTTGACCTCTTCGAGGAAATGCTAAGAGAAGGGGTACACCCAGATGAAGTCACATACATGGCTGTTCTTTCTGCATGCAGTCATGCAGGACTGATACAGAAAGGCTGTGAATATTTTGATTGCATGACAACTCTGCACAGAATCCAGCCAACCGAGGAGCATTATGGTTGCTTGGCTGATCTTCTTAGTCGTGCTGGGCTCCTTGAAGAGGCTGAGAGATTAGTGGAATCAATACCAGTCAAACCAAATGTTGCAATATACACCGCTCTTTTGAGTGGCTGTAGGATCTACAGGAATGCAGATTTAGCCCAGCGTATTACGAAAAAGATTGTTGAGCTCAAACCTGAAAGAGCTGGTGTCCATGTGCTACTCTCAAATGTCTATGCTAGGGAAGGTAGGTGGCAAGGTGTGAAGCTGGCCAGAAAAGTAATGAAAGAGAAGCGAATAAAGAAGTATCCTGGATGGAGCTCGATCATCAGGGATGCTGATCGTCTATGACATTCTGGACAAAGTGAATGCCATGAGAGAACAGGCAGGCAGTGCAGAGGTTGTACTTCTTGTTATAGAAGAGGAACTGGTTCCTACGTTGAGTAGTTGGTTTTGCATGGTCCCATGAACCAAAATATGTAATTCTATAAAGAAAGCTGTGTCTTAGTACCAAATAGGGCTTCATTCCCCGCCATAAGTCAGGATGGGTGTTGCATATGTATGGCCATTGAGGTCTGAGAGAAGGGAGTTCTGGGAGAAGCTTCTCATAATTGTGATATTTACAGAATGTACACGCAACCAGCTGAAATGAAAATCTTTGTTCTGTGAGACGGATCTTGCTTCTCATGCCAAATAGTACATACATAATGGTTGTATTTACAAACAGAAACAAATCATTACAAACAAGACGTCAGCTTTGTCATGGGAAAACATCAGA
Coding sequences:
- the LOC116251432 gene encoding putative pentatricopeptide repeat-containing protein At3g05240 gives rise to the protein MACLDARYKGHGANPTEGAMQSKHTLLGLLQACTSLKQAQQTHCQMITKNLASETILLNKLLSFCAISDDGCLDYACTIFSRTDQPSVLMWNVMIRGHSLYNKPEQTLFFFKGMQQAGLSPNNYTYPFLLKSCALLSETKHGEGIHGHAVKSGFELDIFVSSALLHLYASSERMESAELLFVKMPIRNVVSWTTMIAGYAHCGKGADAIRVFKEMQVNNIHPNHVTLVSVLAACALTGDLEMGRFIHGYVRRSGMQTVTALETALLDMYAKCGRLDVSRELFNEMPDKNVISWNAIIGAYNQARQHKEAVRLFYRMRLHNIKPDKVTFSGILTACAHLGDGGLGQAIHAYVTKSNFNTCGALGTALIDMYSKLGDTDSAVQIFHSISHKDAFTWTAMIAGLAMHGQGKGALDLFEEMLREGVHPDEVTYMAVLSACSHAGLIQKGCEYFDCMTTLHRIQPTEEHYGCLADLLSRAGLLEEAERLVESIPVKPNVAIYTALLSGCRIYRNADLAQRITKKIVELKPERAGVHVLLSNVYAREGRWQGVKLARKVMKEKRIKKYPGWSSIIRDADRL